DNA from Sinorhizobium arboris LMG 14919:
GAGATCCTGCTGCAGGTGATGGAGAACAACCGCGACGACCTGGTCGTCATTCTCGCCGGCTATGCCGATCGCATGGATCGCTTTTTCGAGAGCAATCCGGGTTTCCGCTCGCGTATTGCCCACCACATAGACTTCCCTGACTATGACGACGAGGAACTGCTGTCGATCGCCGAGAGCATGCTCAGCCGGCAGGGGTACCGCTTCGACAGCAAGGCGTCTGCCGTCATGAGCGACTATATCGCGCGCCGCCGGCGCCAGCCGCATTTCGCTAATGCGCGCTCGATTCGCAACGCGCTCGACCGGGCCCGGCTGCGACAGGCGAACCGCCTGTTCGAGGAAAGCGCCGGACCGGTCGATGCCGAACAGCTGTCGACCATAACCGCTCGGGACATTGCCGCAAGCCGCGTGTTCGCCACAGTCGAGCCCAGCCATACGGGGACAGCGCCATGAATGAGAAAACCATCATAGCCCCTTCCGTTCTTTCGGCCGATTTCTCGCGGCTCGGCGAAGAGGTCGAGGCCGTATGCCGGGCCGGTGCGGACTGGATCCATCTCGACGTGATGGACGGCCACTTCGTGCCCAATATCACTTTCGGCCCTCCGGTCATCAAGGCGCTGCGGGACCGCACGGACAAGGTGTTCGATTGCCATTTGATGATCGCACCACCCACGCCCTATCTCGGCGCTTTCGCCTGTGCCGGCTGCGACATCATCACCGTGCACGCCGAAGCGACCACGCATCTTGATCGCTCGCTGCAGGCCATCCGCGACGTCGGCTGCAAGGCGGGCGTATCGCTCAATCCCTCGACGCCGGAGAGCGTCATCGAATATGTGCTGGACCGGCTGGACCTCGTCCTCCTGATGACGGTCAATCCGGGCTTCGGCGGTCAGGATTTCATTCCGGCCGTGGTCGACAAGGTGCGGCGGGTGAAGTCGATGATCGGCGGCCGTCCGATCCACATAGAAATAGATGGCGGCGTGACGCCGGAAACCGCACCGCTCGTTGCCGCGGCCGGGGCCGATGTGCTGGTTGCCGGCTCGGCGGTATTCAAGGGCGGCGGCGAGGAGCACTACGCCAGGAACATCGCCGCCATCCGCGCCGCCTCCGATGGGGCCATCAGGAAGGCAGCGTGAACCATGGCCGCTATACCGCCCCTTTGTGATTTCGGCTGGCCTGCCATCGACGCCAAGCTTCCCGGCGTCGATGGCTTCACCCACTCCATATTCGAGCAGACCGGCCCGAAGGGGCTGGTCGTTGCCTTTATCTGCAATCACTGCCCCTATGTGAAAGCGGTCATCGCCCGGATCGTGCGGGACGCGATCGACCTCAGGGCCCATGGGATCGGCTTCGTGGCCGTTAACTCCAACGACGCCGGCAATTACCCGCAGGACTCGTTCGAAAACATGAGGCGCTTCGCTTCGCAAAATGCCCTGCCCTTTCCTTATCTCCACGACGAGGACCAATCCGTCGCCAAGGCCTACAGCGCCGTCTGCACGCCCGACTTCTTCGGCTTCAACAAGGACATGAGGCTGCAATATCGCGGGCGGCTGGACGCCTCGCGCAAGGAGATCGGTCCTGCCGATCTCAGACGCGATCTCTACGAGGCGATGGTCATGGTCGCGCTGTTCGGCAAGGGACCGGCCGAGCAGCAGCCTTCCATAGGCTGTACCATCAAATGGAAGATTTCGGCTTTTCAGCCGTTCACCATCGCGCCACGCGTCTTCTGATACGCCACGACGCACGACATCCGAGCAAAGACCCGTCGATACCACTGGCTCTCGTCGCAGCAGCGCCGCGTCTGCGGCGCGGAAGAGAATTCAGACCAGGAACTCGGCTGACTGAATTCCTGTGACAGGACAGGATAGAAAGCGACCGCGGAAACGCCTCAGCCCCGCCCGTCGAAATGCCTCT
Protein-coding regions in this window:
- the rpe gene encoding ribulose-phosphate 3-epimerase, which produces MNEKTIIAPSVLSADFSRLGEEVEAVCRAGADWIHLDVMDGHFVPNITFGPPVIKALRDRTDKVFDCHLMIAPPTPYLGAFACAGCDIITVHAEATTHLDRSLQAIRDVGCKAGVSLNPSTPESVIEYVLDRLDLVLLMTVNPGFGGQDFIPAVVDKVRRVKSMIGGRPIHIEIDGGVTPETAPLVAAAGADVLVAGSAVFKGGGEEHYARNIAAIRAASDGAIRKAA
- a CDS encoding thioredoxin family protein, with the protein product MAAIPPLCDFGWPAIDAKLPGVDGFTHSIFEQTGPKGLVVAFICNHCPYVKAVIARIVRDAIDLRAHGIGFVAVNSNDAGNYPQDSFENMRRFASQNALPFPYLHDEDQSVAKAYSAVCTPDFFGFNKDMRLQYRGRLDASRKEIGPADLRRDLYEAMVMVALFGKGPAEQQPSIGCTIKWKISAFQPFTIAPRVF